A portion of the Streptomyces coeruleoprunus genome contains these proteins:
- a CDS encoding dihydrodipicolinate synthase family protein, producing the protein MSTDTRTRPWRGIMVATALPLREDLSVDFDAYAEHVAWLVAQGCDGVVPNGSLGEYQTLTDAERARVVRVAVEAAGDGARVMPGVAAYGSAEARRWAEQAGEAGCGSVLLLPPNAYRADEGGVRAHYAEVAAAGVPVVAYNNPYDTRVDLTPQLLARLHGEGHIVAVKEFSGDVRRAYEIAELAPELDLLIGADDVLLELALAGAVGWIAGYPNALPGACAALYRAAVGQDLDLALPLYKALHPLLRWDSKPEFVQAIKLSMDIAGRPGGPTRPPRAPLGDTQAAIVRAATEKALAEGLD; encoded by the coding sequence ATGAGCACCGACACCCGTACGCGCCCGTGGCGCGGGATCATGGTCGCGACGGCGTTGCCGTTGCGTGAGGATCTGTCCGTCGATTTCGACGCGTATGCCGAGCATGTGGCGTGGCTGGTCGCGCAGGGGTGTGACGGTGTGGTGCCCAACGGTTCGCTGGGCGAGTACCAGACGCTCACGGACGCCGAGCGGGCCCGGGTGGTGCGGGTGGCGGTGGAGGCGGCCGGTGACGGTGCCCGTGTGATGCCCGGTGTGGCCGCCTACGGGAGCGCGGAGGCGCGGCGGTGGGCGGAGCAGGCGGGGGAGGCGGGGTGTGGTTCGGTGCTGTTGCTGCCGCCGAACGCCTACCGTGCCGACGAGGGCGGGGTGCGGGCGCACTACGCGGAGGTCGCGGCGGCGGGTGTGCCCGTGGTGGCGTACAACAACCCTTACGACACGCGGGTGGACCTGACGCCTCAGCTGCTGGCGCGGCTGCACGGCGAGGGGCACATCGTGGCGGTGAAGGAGTTCAGCGGGGACGTGCGCCGGGCGTACGAGATCGCCGAACTCGCGCCGGAGCTGGACCTGCTGATCGGCGCGGACGACGTGCTGCTGGAGCTGGCGCTGGCCGGGGCGGTGGGGTGGATCGCCGGTTACCCCAACGCCCTGCCCGGCGCGTGCGCGGCCCTGTACCGGGCGGCCGTGGGCCAGGACCTCGACCTCGCCCTGCCGCTGTACAAGGCGCTGCACCCGCTGCTGCGGTGGGACTCCAAGCCCGAGTTCGTCCAGGCCATCAAGCTGTCCATGGACATCGCCGGCCGTCCCGGCGGCCCCACCCGTCCGCCGCGCGCCCCGCTCGGCGACACCCAGGCCGCCATCGTCCGCGCGGCCACCGAGAAGGCCCTCGCCGAAGGCCTCGACTGA
- a CDS encoding NAD(P)/FAD-dependent oxidoreductase has translation MTPPADLAVVGAGPAGLAAAVTAADLGLRVTLLDAGERPGGQFYRHPAPGLGATRPEALHHGWRHFAARERRLEAHRRAGRVTYLPAHHVWTVVRDAQDAQDAHDPRGDWRLHAVAGPDEAPATVRARAVLLATGAYERQLPFPGWTLPGVVGAGGAQAMLKSGLVLPGRRVVVAGSGPLLLAVAGSLAAAGARVPAVVEAADYTAYARHLPTLLRNPGKLAEGAVHGGGLLRHTTRLLTRHAVTAAHGTTRVEAVTVQRLDRDWRPVPGTARRVPCDALAVGHGLVPQLELATGLGCATRRAPDGTPALDLDADQATSVPGVWAAGETGGVGGADLALTEGEIAAAAVAETLHGTPRDPRRTAALARRRTRLRAFADAMAAAHRPGPGWTGWLDDTTEVCRCEEVTADRVREAVTELGARDARTVKLLTRAGMGWCQGRMCGQAVALLAGEDPAPDRRPLSCPVPLDHLAQLPGPPGTGTDRTQGAPA, from the coding sequence ATGACACCACCCGCTGACCTCGCCGTCGTCGGCGCGGGCCCGGCCGGGCTCGCCGCGGCCGTCACCGCCGCCGACCTCGGCCTGCGGGTCACCCTGCTCGACGCGGGGGAGCGGCCGGGCGGCCAGTTCTACCGCCACCCGGCGCCCGGGCTCGGCGCCACTCGCCCGGAGGCGCTCCACCACGGCTGGCGCCACTTCGCCGCCCGCGAGCGGCGGCTGGAGGCCCACCGGCGGGCCGGCCGCGTCACGTACCTGCCCGCCCACCACGTCTGGACGGTCGTCAGGGACGCCCAGGACGCCCAGGACGCCCACGACCCGCGCGGCGACTGGCGGCTGCACGCCGTGGCCGGCCCGGACGAGGCACCCGCCACCGTCCGCGCCCGGGCCGTGCTCCTCGCGACCGGCGCCTACGAACGCCAACTGCCCTTCCCCGGCTGGACCCTGCCCGGCGTCGTCGGCGCGGGCGGCGCCCAGGCCATGCTCAAGTCCGGGCTCGTCCTCCCCGGCCGGCGCGTCGTCGTCGCGGGCAGCGGCCCCCTGCTGCTCGCCGTCGCCGGATCGCTCGCCGCGGCCGGGGCCCGCGTACCCGCCGTCGTGGAGGCCGCCGACTACACCGCGTACGCCCGCCACCTGCCCACCCTGCTGCGCAACCCCGGCAAACTCGCCGAGGGCGCCGTCCACGGCGGCGGCCTCCTCCGCCACACCACCCGGCTGCTCACCCGGCACGCCGTCACCGCGGCCCACGGCACCACGCGCGTCGAGGCCGTCACCGTCCAGCGCCTCGACCGCGACTGGCGCCCCGTCCCCGGCACCGCCCGCCGCGTCCCGTGCGACGCCCTCGCGGTCGGCCACGGCCTCGTCCCGCAGCTCGAACTCGCCACCGGCCTCGGCTGCGCGACCCGCCGCGCCCCCGACGGCACGCCCGCCCTCGACCTCGACGCCGACCAGGCCACCTCCGTCCCCGGCGTGTGGGCCGCGGGCGAGACCGGCGGTGTCGGCGGCGCCGACCTGGCCCTCACCGAAGGCGAGATCGCCGCCGCGGCGGTCGCCGAGACCCTGCACGGCACCCCGCGCGACCCGCGCCGCACCGCCGCCCTCGCCCGCCGCCGCACCCGGCTGCGCGCCTTCGCCGACGCGATGGCCGCCGCCCACCGGCCCGGACCCGGCTGGACCGGCTGGCTGGACGACACCACCGAGGTGTGCCGCTGCGAGGAGGTCACCGCCGACCGCGTCCGCGAGGCCGTCACCGAACTGGGCGCCCGCGACGCCCGCACCGTGAAGCTGCTCACCCGCGCCGGAATGGGCTGGTGCCAGGGCCGTATGTGCGGCCAGGCCGTCGCCCTCCTCGCCGGCGAGGACCCCGCCCCGGACCGCCGCCCGCTGTCCTGCCCCGTACCGCTCGACCACCTGGCCCAGCTGCCCGGCCCTCCCGGGACCGGGACCGACCGCACCCAAGGAGCCCCCGCATGA
- a CDS encoding helix-turn-helix domain-containing protein, with amino-acid sequence MAGVKGQVQKRGVERRRAMVDAAITLFAAQGVRGTGVAAVAERAGVTPSALIHHFGSKDGLVRAVLEEVDRRALERLSIPRDARPTLREAFDWFVRDAEHTAATDRELAALHTTLTAENLAAGTALHTWFRDRGRALRGHLVTLFTHAAATGTARADLDPPALAAEVAAFLEGANLLWLLDPEQVDLVALYRGYFEGLAARLEPVGGNR; translated from the coding sequence ATGGCCGGAGTCAAGGGACAGGTGCAGAAGCGGGGCGTCGAGCGGCGGCGCGCCATGGTGGATGCCGCGATCACGCTGTTCGCCGCACAAGGGGTGCGCGGCACCGGCGTCGCCGCGGTCGCGGAGCGTGCGGGGGTCACGCCCTCCGCGCTCATCCACCACTTCGGCAGCAAGGACGGCCTCGTCCGGGCCGTCCTGGAGGAGGTCGACCGGCGGGCGCTGGAGCGGCTGTCCATTCCGCGTGACGCCCGGCCGACGCTGCGCGAGGCCTTCGACTGGTTCGTCCGCGACGCGGAGCACACCGCCGCCACCGACCGCGAACTGGCCGCCCTGCACACGACGCTGACCGCGGAGAACCTGGCGGCCGGTACGGCGCTCCACACCTGGTTCCGCGACCGCGGGCGCGCCCTGCGCGGCCATCTCGTCACCCTGTTCACGCATGCCGCGGCGACCGGCACGGCACGCGCCGACCTCGACCCGCCGGCCCTGGCCGCCGAGGTGGCCGCGTTCCTGGAGGGGGCGAACCTGCTGTGGCTGCTGGACCCCGAGCAGGTGGACCTGGTCGCGCTGTACCGCGGGTACTTCGAGGGGCTGGCCGCACGGCTCGAACCGGTCGGCGGAAACCGGTAA
- a CDS encoding NRAMP family divalent metal transporter: MRRALSLMLGVFTAMGGFMDIGDLVTDALVGARFGLSLAWVTLVAVVGVALYSEMAGRIAVVTGRTVFDLIRERTGPRVGLATVAASYLVNVLALIAELCGVALAIELLADLHYLLWVPPVALLAWLVVWRLPFAYMERLYGLLGLALFVFVAAVWWFGPDWGALWHDAAHPTVPRGEGHATYFFYALVLLGAQMNPYEVFFFASGAVEHRWRARNLLDVRVNAWLGYPIGGVLAIGIQATAHLVLRPAGIQVEQLSQTVLPVVIAFGQAGFAFAILGIVASVFGATLETLLSSSYTVAHHFGWTWGKETRPARAARFHTLLLVTLLGAAVVALTTVDPIAVTIYAVYLAAAVLPLTFLPILVIANDRRYLGRRVNGRTTNVLGTVYLVAVTAGAVAALPLLIATKAGA; encoded by the coding sequence GTGAGACGGGCGCTGTCGCTGATGCTCGGCGTGTTCACCGCCATGGGCGGGTTCATGGACATCGGCGACCTGGTCACCGACGCGCTGGTCGGGGCCCGGTTCGGGCTGTCCCTGGCGTGGGTGACCCTCGTCGCCGTGGTCGGTGTGGCCCTGTACTCGGAGATGGCGGGGCGGATCGCCGTCGTCACCGGCCGGACGGTCTTCGACCTCATCCGCGAGCGCACCGGCCCCCGCGTCGGCCTGGCCACCGTGGCCGCCTCGTATCTCGTCAACGTCCTCGCCCTGATCGCTGAGTTGTGCGGTGTCGCCCTCGCGATCGAACTGCTCGCCGACCTCCACTACCTGCTGTGGGTCCCGCCCGTCGCCCTCCTCGCCTGGCTGGTGGTGTGGCGGCTGCCCTTCGCGTACATGGAGCGGCTGTACGGCCTGCTGGGCCTGGCGCTGTTCGTCTTCGTCGCGGCCGTCTGGTGGTTCGGCCCCGACTGGGGCGCCCTGTGGCACGACGCCGCCCATCCGACGGTCCCGCGGGGCGAAGGCCACGCCACGTACTTCTTCTACGCGCTCGTCCTGCTCGGCGCGCAGATGAACCCGTACGAGGTGTTCTTCTTCGCCTCCGGCGCGGTCGAACACCGCTGGCGTGCCCGCAACCTCCTGGACGTGCGGGTGAACGCCTGGCTGGGATACCCCATCGGCGGCGTCCTCGCCATCGGCATCCAGGCGACCGCCCACCTGGTGCTGCGGCCCGCCGGCATCCAGGTCGAGCAGCTGAGCCAGACCGTGCTGCCCGTGGTGATCGCTTTCGGGCAGGCCGGCTTCGCCTTCGCCATCCTCGGCATCGTCGCCAGCGTCTTCGGCGCGACGCTCGAAACGCTCCTGTCGTCGAGCTACACCGTGGCCCACCACTTCGGGTGGACGTGGGGCAAGGAGACCCGGCCCGCCAGGGCCGCGCGCTTCCACACACTGCTGCTGGTGACGCTGCTCGGCGCCGCGGTCGTCGCGCTGACCACCGTCGACCCCATCGCGGTGACGATCTACGCGGTCTACCTCGCGGCAGCCGTCCTGCCGCTGACCTTCCTGCCGATCCTGGTCATCGCCAACGACCGCCGCTACCTGGGCCGGCGCGTCAACGGCCGGACGACCAACGTGCTCGGCACGGTGTATCTCGTCGCCGTCACGGCCGGAGCCGTGGCGGCCCTCCCGCTGCTGATCGCGACCAAGGCAGGCGCATGA
- a CDS encoding alpha/beta fold hydrolase codes for MQENNLTDDRPAGIERMVRAGELDLWTEEFGDPEHPVALLLMGAGAQGVQWNDGFVRRLVAGGLRVVRYDHRDAGLSSTVDYAAHPYTVADMADDALAVLDAYGVDRAHLVGASLGGVIAQRIAATRPHRVLTLTALASTPLGVDMAGTIQRAMAGEPPVPGDLPAPTPEVLATLATTLPDPDATVEEYLTARLPLWRVLHGPVLPFDEGEYRAMERRVHERARDLRSSLNHSLAGAAGGDSVKALADITAPTLVLHGTEDPVFPPPHGEALATAIPGARLVPVHGMGHTLPAGLDDVLSEEILRHTATPTD; via the coding sequence ATGCAGGAAAATAATCTGACCGACGACCGTCCCGCCGGCATCGAGCGCATGGTGCGCGCGGGTGAACTCGACCTGTGGACCGAGGAGTTCGGCGACCCGGAGCACCCGGTGGCGCTGCTGCTGATGGGCGCCGGGGCGCAGGGCGTCCAGTGGAACGACGGCTTCGTCCGCCGCCTGGTCGCCGGGGGCCTCCGGGTCGTCCGCTACGACCACCGCGACGCCGGCCTCTCCTCCACCGTCGACTACGCCGCCCACCCGTACACCGTCGCCGACATGGCCGACGACGCGCTGGCCGTCCTTGACGCGTACGGCGTGGACCGGGCGCACCTCGTGGGCGCGTCCCTCGGCGGCGTCATCGCCCAGCGGATCGCCGCCACCCGTCCGCACCGCGTGCTCACCCTGACCGCCCTCGCCTCCACACCCCTGGGCGTGGACATGGCCGGCACGATCCAGCGCGCCATGGCGGGGGAGCCGCCCGTCCCCGGCGACCTCCCGGCGCCCACGCCCGAAGTGCTGGCCACGCTGGCCACGACCCTCCCGGACCCGGACGCGACCGTGGAGGAGTACCTGACGGCGCGCCTGCCCCTGTGGCGCGTCCTGCACGGCCCGGTGCTGCCCTTCGACGAGGGCGAGTACCGGGCGATGGAGCGGCGGGTGCACGAGCGTGCCCGCGACCTGCGGTCCTCGCTCAACCACTCGCTCGCCGGAGCCGCCGGCGGCGACTCCGTCAAGGCGCTGGCCGACATCACCGCACCCACCCTGGTCCTGCACGGCACGGAGGACCCCGTCTTCCCGCCCCCGCACGGCGAAGCCCTCGCCACCGCGATCCCGGGCGCCCGCCTGGTCCCCGTACACGGCATGGGCCACACCCTGCCGGCCGGCCTGGACGACGTGCTGTCGGAGGAGATCCTGCGACACACGGCGACGCCCACCGACTGA
- a CDS encoding proline racemase family protein, which yields MRTRHVFHAVDSHTEGMPTRVITGGVGVIPGATMAERRRHLIAERDDLRTLLMYEPRGHAAMSGAILQPPTRPDADVGVLYIEVSGALPMCGHGTIGVATVLVETGMVPVAEPVTTVRLDTPAGLVSVDVRVEDGAAKAVTLTNVPAFCVGLDRKVDVPGHGTVTYDLAYGGNFYAFVQLDALGLPFDRARKDELLAAGLAIMEAINATDRPVHPENDAISGLKHVYLAAPGSDATHSRHAMAIHPGWFDRSPCGTGTSARMAQLHARGELPLGRDFVNESFIGTRFTGRLVEETTVGGLPAVVPTVTGRAWITGTAQYFLDPDDPFPAGFLL from the coding sequence ATGCGTACCCGACACGTTTTCCACGCCGTCGACTCGCACACCGAGGGCATGCCGACCCGGGTCATCACCGGCGGCGTCGGGGTGATCCCCGGTGCCACGATGGCGGAGCGCCGCCGGCACCTCATCGCCGAACGCGACGACCTGCGCACCCTGCTGATGTACGAGCCGCGCGGCCACGCCGCGATGAGTGGTGCCATCCTCCAGCCGCCGACCCGGCCGGACGCCGACGTCGGCGTCCTGTACATCGAGGTCTCCGGGGCGCTGCCGATGTGCGGCCACGGCACCATCGGCGTCGCGACCGTGCTCGTCGAGACCGGCATGGTGCCGGTCGCGGAGCCGGTCACCACGGTCCGCCTGGACACCCCGGCCGGCCTGGTGTCGGTCGACGTCCGCGTCGAGGACGGCGCCGCGAAGGCCGTCACCCTCACCAACGTCCCCGCGTTCTGCGTGGGTCTCGACCGCAAGGTCGACGTGCCGGGCCACGGCACGGTCACCTACGACCTCGCGTACGGCGGCAACTTCTACGCCTTCGTACAGCTCGACGCGCTCGGCCTGCCCTTCGACCGGGCCCGCAAGGACGAGCTGCTCGCCGCCGGACTGGCGATCATGGAGGCGATCAATGCGACGGACCGCCCGGTCCACCCCGAGAACGACGCGATCAGCGGGCTCAAGCACGTGTACCTGGCCGCGCCCGGCTCGGACGCCACGCACTCCCGGCACGCCATGGCCATCCACCCCGGCTGGTTCGACCGGTCGCCGTGCGGCACCGGCACCTCGGCGCGCATGGCGCAGCTGCACGCGCGCGGAGAGCTGCCGCTCGGCCGGGACTTCGTCAACGAGTCGTTCATCGGTACGCGGTTCACGGGCCGGCTCGTCGAGGAGACCACGGTGGGCGGCCTGCCCGCCGTCGTCCCGACCGTGACGGGCCGCGCCTGGATCACCGGTACGGCGCAGTACTTCCTGGACCCGGACGACCCGTTCCCGGCGGGTTTCCTACTCTGA
- a CDS encoding collagenase — MRQRRPLRASLLAAAVTTALLGTAGTTLSTAHAGEAPKAPAAGRTADRAAAPGPDAGDRHPHDEVLHLGKAPRQVLRPAPAPGERPASGRTPGRQTSAATSPAAQRSAGGTGTTAVPCTLDDVSRLGPQQFADFLADRAVTADGCLRDILWTWDARLGRVMSDAHVQAVSQRITALAGQHDGRNSSHLLEMFTYLHAVVYHDFSRDEIDVTDAPTAEAMRRAIHYFGTAPRTFDVTRTNAETLREALYTGSAPGLRHSQLDLIRKVLATMDKYHPETNADPSWGGAALAALSVNYLGLYSGNNDTAFRTVVARNEAYREAFRKFAQYTHLKGTPNEWVVRDALSEYGRFGEIGSLRSRIVADLGALLQPVTANFGRGSAPWAKVASWLNFYEACKPYGVCKEDIERMLFPHTYTYDNGTIKVRTGLDRATVDQLYYASKQVKAQFHRVLGTEAPLTGDPNTALNIVLYGSRADYENYHPLLTGMDTNNGGIYIERGATFYTYQRRVPQDSRLTLEELFRHEYVHYLNGRWAVPGFFGEGPWYQNDRTTAMDEGTAEFFDGATRADGVAVRKSLVQSIISDTANGGPRMTVDQLLHATYDGDGFRFYSYAGTFFEYLWSERPGLLREMYRHLRANDPAAFDAWRKRLGGDAALQRGYDAFLDRQIARVNDLFVPNTTYHPNDRLRDTTAEAVRASFAAATSSDPACTATGDPGMPRFVCTGRITARLADAGDADRVFKDMSETVDYFLLDRAAPASTNLADMNCSFGEVEIWSDRTAGTSTYTCDGPLRR, encoded by the coding sequence CTGCGTCAACGCAGACCGCTTCGCGCGTCCCTCCTCGCCGCCGCCGTGACCACGGCGCTGCTCGGCACGGCGGGGACGACCCTCTCCACCGCCCACGCCGGCGAGGCCCCCAAGGCGCCGGCCGCCGGCCGGACCGCCGACCGGGCCGCCGCCCCCGGCCCCGACGCGGGCGACCGCCACCCGCACGACGAGGTGCTGCACCTCGGCAAGGCGCCCCGGCAGGTCCTCCGCCCGGCGCCCGCGCCCGGCGAACGGCCCGCGAGCGGCCGCACGCCCGGCCGTCAGACCTCCGCGGCGACGTCGCCCGCGGCGCAGCGTTCCGCCGGGGGAACCGGAACGACCGCCGTGCCCTGCACCCTCGACGACGTCTCCCGGCTCGGCCCCCAGCAGTTCGCCGACTTCCTCGCCGACCGCGCCGTCACGGCGGACGGCTGCCTCCGCGACATCCTCTGGACCTGGGACGCGCGCCTCGGCCGCGTCATGTCCGACGCCCACGTGCAGGCGGTCTCCCAGCGGATAACCGCCCTGGCCGGACAGCACGACGGGCGCAACTCCAGCCACCTGCTGGAGATGTTCACGTACCTCCACGCGGTCGTGTACCACGACTTCTCGCGTGACGAGATCGACGTGACGGACGCCCCGACCGCCGAGGCCATGCGCCGTGCCATTCACTACTTCGGCACCGCCCCCCGCACCTTCGACGTGACCCGCACCAACGCCGAGACGCTCCGCGAGGCCCTCTACACCGGCAGTGCCCCCGGCCTGCGCCACTCGCAGCTGGACCTGATCCGCAAGGTCCTGGCCACCATGGACAAGTACCACCCCGAGACGAACGCCGACCCCTCCTGGGGCGGCGCCGCACTCGCCGCGCTGTCCGTCAACTACCTGGGCCTCTACTCCGGCAACAACGACACGGCCTTCCGGACCGTCGTCGCCCGCAACGAGGCCTACCGCGAGGCGTTCCGCAAGTTCGCCCAGTACACGCACCTCAAGGGCACGCCCAACGAGTGGGTCGTCCGTGACGCGCTGTCCGAGTACGGCCGCTTCGGCGAGATCGGCTCCCTGCGCTCCAGGATCGTCGCGGACCTCGGCGCGCTCCTGCAGCCCGTGACGGCCAACTTCGGGCGCGGCAGCGCCCCCTGGGCCAAGGTCGCCTCCTGGCTCAACTTCTACGAGGCGTGCAAGCCGTACGGCGTCTGCAAGGAAGACATCGAGCGGATGCTCTTCCCGCACACGTACACCTACGACAACGGCACCATCAAGGTCCGCACCGGACTCGACCGCGCCACCGTCGACCAGCTGTACTACGCGAGCAAGCAGGTCAAGGCGCAGTTCCACCGCGTCCTCGGCACCGAGGCGCCGCTGACGGGCGACCCCAACACCGCCCTCAACATCGTGCTGTACGGCTCGCGCGCCGACTACGAGAACTACCACCCGCTGCTGACCGGCATGGACACCAACAACGGCGGCATCTACATCGAGCGCGGCGCCACCTTCTACACGTACCAGCGGCGCGTCCCGCAGGACTCGCGGCTGACGCTGGAGGAGCTGTTCCGCCACGAGTACGTGCACTACCTCAACGGCCGCTGGGCCGTGCCCGGCTTCTTCGGCGAGGGCCCCTGGTACCAGAACGACCGGACCACCGCCATGGACGAGGGCACCGCGGAGTTCTTCGACGGCGCCACCCGCGCCGACGGCGTCGCCGTCCGCAAGTCCCTGGTGCAGAGCATCATCAGCGACACGGCGAACGGCGGCCCCCGCATGACCGTCGACCAGCTGCTGCACGCCACCTACGACGGGGACGGCTTCCGCTTCTACAGCTACGCCGGCACCTTCTTCGAGTACCTGTGGAGCGAGCGCCCCGGCCTGCTCCGCGAGATGTACCGCCACCTGCGCGCCAACGACCCGGCGGCGTTCGACGCCTGGCGCAAGCGGCTCGGCGGCGACGCGGCGCTCCAGCGCGGCTACGACGCCTTCCTGGACCGGCAGATCGCCCGCGTGAACGACCTGTTCGTGCCCAACACCACGTACCACCCGAACGACCGGCTCCGCGACACCACGGCCGAGGCGGTGCGGGCCTCCTTCGCCGCGGCGACCTCGTCCGACCCCGCCTGCACGGCCACCGGCGACCCCGGCATGCCGCGCTTCGTCTGCACCGGCCGCATCACGGCGCGCCTGGCCGACGCGGGTGACGCGGACCGGGTCTTCAAGGACATGTCGGAGACGGTCGACTACTTCCTGCTCGACCGGGCGGCGCCCGCCTCCACCAACCTCGCCGACATGAACTGCTCGTTCGGCGAGGTGGAGATCTGGTCCGACCGTACGGCCGGTACCTCCACGTACACCTGTGACGGGCCACTGCGACGCTGA
- a CDS encoding GntR family transcriptional regulator yields the protein MGGHLKQQNLITAQERLRDQVAHALRAALISGELQPGKVYSAPALAADFGISATPVREAMLDLAREGLVEPVRNKGFRITEVSERDLDQYSELRALIEVPTVGAITGSATREQLEALRPIADEIVASARDHDLIGYLDADRRFHLSLLALHGNDRLVETVGDLRKRSRLYGLTALDESGLLVASAQEHHELLDLMLAGDAKAAEACMTRHLGHVRSLWAAEEH from the coding sequence ATGGGTGGCCACTTGAAACAGCAGAACCTGATCACCGCCCAGGAGCGGCTGCGCGACCAGGTCGCCCACGCGCTGCGGGCCGCCCTCATCTCCGGTGAACTCCAGCCGGGGAAGGTCTACTCGGCCCCTGCCCTGGCGGCGGACTTCGGGATCTCGGCCACCCCCGTACGGGAGGCGATGCTCGACCTGGCCCGCGAGGGTCTGGTCGAGCCCGTACGGAACAAGGGCTTCCGGATCACCGAGGTCAGCGAACGCGACCTCGACCAGTACTCGGAGCTGCGGGCGCTGATCGAGGTGCCGACCGTCGGCGCCATCACCGGCTCGGCGACCCGCGAACAGCTGGAGGCGCTGCGCCCGATCGCCGACGAGATCGTGGCCAGCGCCCGCGACCACGACCTCATCGGCTACCTGGACGCCGACCGCCGCTTCCACCTCTCCCTGCTCGCCCTGCACGGCAACGACCGGCTGGTCGAGACGGTCGGCGACCTGCGCAAGCGCTCCCGGCTGTACGGCCTGACGGCCCTCGACGAGAGCGGCCTGCTGGTCGCCTCGGCACAGGAGCACCACGAACTCCTGGACCTGATGCTCGCGGGCGACGCGAAGGCGGCGGAGGCCTGCATGACGCGTCACCTGGGACACGTCCGCTCGCTGTGGGCGGCGGAGGAACACTGA
- a CDS encoding aminopeptidase P N-terminal domain-containing protein yields the protein MTDSSTRPRIGSHDLSVSTELARFMGEQWEPSPLPIDARVPARAVTPARRARLSARFPGERLVIPAGELRVRSNDCDHRFRPYSAYAWLTGLTGEEQPGHVLVMEPSGPHAHEAVLYVRPRSPRTGDTERCGDAFYRDRRYGEFWVGRRPDLAETERLTGIRCADLDELGGVLPPGREPATDPELAAVLSELRLVKDAWEVEQLQLAVDHTTAGFEDVVRALPRALAHPRGERWIEGVFGLRARAEGNGTGYETIAASGAHACVLHWIRNDGALDPADLLLLDAGVETDTLYTADITRTLPLSGRFSPVQRQVYDLVLAAQEAGIAAVRPGARFRDFHQAAMRVIAEGLAEWGVLKDATGDLHRRYTLCSSGHMLGIDVHDCAQARAETYLDGVLEEGQVLTVEPGLYLQPDDLTLPPELRGIGVRIEDDLVVTADGARLMSSALPRTPDAIEEWMGNLLGS from the coding sequence ATGACCGACAGCTCCACCCGCCCCCGCATCGGCAGCCACGACCTGTCCGTATCCACCGAATTGGCCCGTTTCATGGGCGAGCAGTGGGAGCCCAGCCCCCTGCCCATCGACGCCCGGGTCCCCGCCCGCGCCGTCACCCCCGCCCGCCGGGCCCGGCTGTCGGCCCGGTTCCCCGGCGAGCGACTGGTCATCCCCGCGGGCGAGTTGCGGGTCCGCTCCAACGACTGCGACCACCGCTTCCGCCCGTACAGCGCGTACGCCTGGCTGACCGGACTGACCGGCGAGGAACAGCCCGGCCACGTCCTGGTCATGGAGCCGTCCGGTCCGCACGCCCACGAGGCGGTGCTCTACGTACGCCCCCGCTCACCGCGCACGGGCGACACCGAGCGCTGCGGCGACGCCTTCTACCGGGACCGCCGCTACGGCGAGTTCTGGGTCGGGCGCCGTCCCGACCTGGCGGAGACCGAGCGCCTGACCGGCATCCGCTGCGCCGACCTGGACGAGCTGGGCGGAGTGCTCCCGCCCGGCCGCGAGCCCGCCACGGACCCCGAGCTGGCCGCGGTCCTGTCCGAACTGCGCCTGGTCAAGGACGCCTGGGAGGTCGAGCAGCTCCAGCTCGCCGTCGACCACACCACGGCCGGCTTCGAGGACGTCGTCCGCGCCCTGCCCCGCGCCCTCGCCCACCCGCGCGGTGAACGCTGGATCGAGGGCGTCTTCGGGCTGCGCGCCCGCGCCGAGGGCAACGGCACCGGCTACGAGACGATCGCCGCGTCCGGCGCCCACGCCTGCGTCCTGCACTGGATACGCAACGACGGCGCCCTCGACCCCGCCGACCTGCTCCTCCTCGACGCGGGTGTGGAGACCGACACCCTCTACACCGCGGACATCACCCGCACCCTCCCCCTCTCCGGCCGCTTCTCCCCCGTCCAGCGCCAGGTGTACGACCTCGTGCTGGCCGCCCAGGAGGCCGGCATCGCCGCGGTCCGCCCCGGCGCCCGGTTCCGCGACTTCCACCAGGCGGCGATGCGGGTCATCGCCGAGGGCCTGGCGGAGTGGGGCGTCCTCAAGGACGCCACGGGCGACCTGCACCGCCGCTACACGCTCTGCAGCAGCGGCCACATGCTGGGCATCGACGTCCACGACTGCGCCCAGGCCCGCGCCGAGACCTACCTGGACGGCGTCCTGGAGGAGGGCCAGGTCCTCACGGTGGAACCGGGCCTGTACCTCCAGCCCGACGACCTCACCCTCCCGCCCGAACTGCGCGGCATCGGCGTGCGCATCGAGGACGACCTGGTGGTCACGGCGGACGGGGCCCGCCTGATGTCCTCGGCCCTGCCCCGGACCCCGGACGCGATCGAGGAGTGGATGGGAAACCTGCTGGGATCGTGA